DNA sequence from the Alkaliphilus metalliredigens QYMF genome:
GGAACCACGGTGGCCCATCCAGATCTAGAAAGGGTATTAAATGAGTATAACCCAATAGAAGAAGTAGATCAGGACCAAACAATAGAACCAGAAGCAAACTTATTTGAACAAATAATTGATGAAAAGCAAGGGTTAAGTCACTATACTTTTAATGGAGAGGAACTCTATGCAGCCTATTCGCCAATAGCGGGGACAGATTGGATAATGGTAATGACAGCTAATGAAAATGAGGTGTTGCAGACAATACCAGCAATGATAAGAAATATTATGATTATGATAGCCATTATTTTACTTATTAGTATTACGACTACATATTTGTTAGGGAACTCAATCGCAAAGCCAATTATAAAAATTAAAGAAAAAGCTGAGAGATTAGCAAAATTAGATATTACTGAAAATGTAGATGAAAAATTATTAAATAGTAAAGACGAAATAGGGATTTTATCCACTGCGCTTCAAAATGTTATCAATAATCTAAGAAGTATTATGAAAGCCATTGATGAATCTGCAAACCAAGTGGCAGCCTCTTCAGAGGAATTGACAGCCACGTCACAACAATCAGCAAACGCTGCGGAGGAAGTCGCAAAAACCATAGAAGAAATTGCTAGGGGCGCCGCAGATCAAGCAATGAATACAGAAGAAGGCTCCTCAAAGGCATCTTTACTTGGAGAAACTATTGAAGCAGACCAAGTATATTTGAAAAATTTAAACACCGCATCCCAGAAAGTCAGTGAAGCGGTCTCTGAAGGACTCAAAGAAATTGAAAATTTGGCTAAGATTTCTGAGACAAGTAATCGAGAGACAAAGAAGGTTCATGAAGGGATTATTAAGACCAACGAAAGTGCCCATGAAATCGGAGAAGCCAGCAATGTGATTGCCTCCATAGCAGATCAAACCAATCTATTGGCATTAAATGCAGCAATTGAAGCAGCAAGAGCAGGAGATGCAGGTCGAGGATTTGCAGTTGTGGCAGAGGAAATTAGAAAGCTAGCAGAGCAATCCACTGCCTCTACACAAACCATTGATGTTGTGGTTCAAGAGTTACAAAATAATTCAAAGGCTGCTGTTGATATTATGGAAAATGTTGCAAGCATATTGAAGGAACAAGGGGAAAGTGTTAGGTTAAGCAAAGATAAATATATAAGCATTTCAGAAGCAATGAAAGAGGCAGAAAAGGCCGTAGCAGAGTTGAATGTTTCTGGTGAAGAGATGGAAAAGATGAAAGATCAAATTCTTGATACATTACAAAATCTTTCTGCCATTGCGGAAGAAAATTCTGCATCCACTGAAGAGGTTTCAGCCTCGATGGAAGAACAGAGCGCTTCGATAGAAGAAATTTCAAGTGCAAGTGAAGGTTTATCTGATCTAGCACAAAATCTACAATCTATTATTATGAAATTCAAAGTATAAAACGCAATTAATCAACACATTAAAGCCGCGCTGTCTTGAAAGACTGCGCGGCTTTTGATTGTTTCTAAAGACTCTACTTTGGGATTTCTATCCGATGTTCATCATATCGTGCAAACCTACCTACATCTTTAGGACTCACAGGGTCTCTTTGATCCCAAGGCCATCCACCAAATCCAGTGGCATGGTAATCCTTATAGGCCTGATCAATTTCCTCTTTTGTATTCATGACAAAGGGACCATAATTAACAACTGGCTCATTGATGGGTTCACCCTCTAATAAGAGTAAATAACTCTTGTGGTTACCATTAGTTACTTTGATCTCTTCATCTCCAACTAACTTGATAATGCTATGCTCTTTGATAGGCACATCATCAAGGGTAATAGAGTCTCCTTGATAAAAGTATAAGTTTCTATTTAAAGTAGAAGAGATGTTAGGTAGTGTAAAACTTGATCCTGGTTCCATTTGAATCGTCCAAATACCAACATGATTGTCTCTGTTATTGGCCCATGAATCAGGATTGGGATCTAAACTTTTTATCCCCTTATAGGACCCTGCAATTAGATTGATTGTAGCCGTATTTCCGGCTTCATCCTTTTCTTCTATTACTTTCATATCTTCAGCCCATAGCATTTTATAACTTGGTTTCACAAACTTATCCTTACTGGGGAGGTTCAACCAAATTTGAAATAACTCCATGGTATTTTCTTGATCATCATGGATCAGAGGAAACATTTCAGCATGTTGCATGCCACTTCCTGCCGTCATCCATTGGACATCCCCGGCGCCATAGCGACCAGAAGCACCATCTGAATCCGAGTGATCCACATAGCCCTGGAGGACTACGGTCACTGTCTCAAAGCCTCTGTGGGGGTGGGAAGGGAATCCAGGAACGCCTTTGCCATAATACATCTTAAAGTCGCTACTAAAGTCAAAGTCTTCTCCAGAGTGTTTGCCCACTAGCTGTGCCTCGGGTACCTCCATATGACCATTGCTCTTCGGATAATAATCAACATGATGCATTCTTGCTAAAAAAGGATCACCTACATCATCACGAAATTCAAAAGGTTTAATATCAATAATTTTTTTACTCAACTCATCACCCCAATTTTTTAATAATCAGATCATAGAGCAGCATGACTGATTTAAGTAATTAAATAATGTATCTACATAGATTATACCTCATCATGAATTATTTAAACTTATTTTGCAAAGCTAGTTCCATTGAAAAGTTGTTGGAAAGGGGTTAACTAGGGTCATGTGGGATATTATGAATAATATAGTGTAATATTTTTAAAATTTGTGATATAATTTATTTGATAATAGAGAAAGTGGTGAAAATGAGTATGAAAGCACTAGTTAACTGTACATTAGACAAATTATCCCATACTACAACGATAGCAGGATTCAATATTTTAGACCAAGGGATAAGTCTGTCTAAATTTAATAGTACGTTAACTATGGAAAGTAAGCATTTTACCGCTAACTAAATTACATTGATAAAATCAATTATTAGCCTAGGTAAAGATTACTTACCTGGGCTTTTTTGCATATAAATATATAAAATAAGGAAAATGACTATGATTGGTAGCGGATAGCGCCAATATGTAGATAAATATCCTTTGTAAGATAAAGCCTAGGTAAAAC
Encoded proteins:
- a CDS encoding methyl-accepting chemotaxis protein encodes the protein MKSIKTKLVIFFSILLLVSSLAIGIFSIRYASDSIETEAEQALALAAYNGASLTESRIETQMRTLEVLVEIPDFQSMDWEVQHPMLQRQLSRTSFLALAIVYPDGNAYYNDGTVEVLGEHEYIKKAFNGESNVSDIIVNNVTKEIVMMYATPIENAGQVVGVMIGIRNGNALSGITNSMEYGENGYAYMINSNGTTVAHPDLERVLNEYNPIEEVDQDQTIEPEANLFEQIIDEKQGLSHYTFNGEELYAAYSPIAGTDWIMVMTANENEVLQTIPAMIRNIMIMIAIILLISITTTYLLGNSIAKPIIKIKEKAERLAKLDITENVDEKLLNSKDEIGILSTALQNVINNLRSIMKAIDESANQVAASSEELTATSQQSANAAEEVAKTIEEIARGAADQAMNTEEGSSKASLLGETIEADQVYLKNLNTASQKVSEAVSEGLKEIENLAKISETSNRETKKVHEGIIKTNESAHEIGEASNVIASIADQTNLLALNAAIEAARAGDAGRGFAVVAEEIRKLAEQSTASTQTIDVVVQELQNNSKAAVDIMENVASILKEQGESVRLSKDKYISISEAMKEAEKAVAELNVSGEEMEKMKDQILDTLQNLSAIAEENSASTEEVSASMEEQSASIEEISSASEGLSDLAQNLQSIIMKFKV
- a CDS encoding pirin family protein — protein: MSKKIIDIKPFEFRDDVGDPFLARMHHVDYYPKSNGHMEVPEAQLVGKHSGEDFDFSSDFKMYYGKGVPGFPSHPHRGFETVTVVLQGYVDHSDSDGASGRYGAGDVQWMTAGSGMQHAEMFPLIHDDQENTMELFQIWLNLPSKDKFVKPSYKMLWAEDMKVIEEKDEAGNTATINLIAGSYKGIKSLDPNPDSWANNRDNHVGIWTIQMEPGSSFTLPNISSTLNRNLYFYQGDSITLDDVPIKEHSIIKLVGDEEIKVTNGNHKSYLLLLEGEPINEPVVNYGPFVMNTKEEIDQAYKDYHATGFGGWPWDQRDPVSPKDVGRFARYDEHRIEIPK